The Deinococcus metalli genome includes a region encoding these proteins:
- the pstS gene encoding phosphate ABC transporter substrate-binding protein PstS — MTKHVALIALTLSTGASALTVTGAGSSFVYPLFSKMFDQYHSETGDTVNYQSVGSGAGQKQLHDRTIDFAASDVAVPATDVAGYPGKIITFPDAIGAVVPSYNLPGVTASLKFTGPVLADIYLGKIKVWNDPQIAKLNPGVTLPPLPVTVARRSDGSGTTGVFTDYLSKVSPEWKSKVGSATSVEWPVGVGGKGNDGVSGIVKSTPGAIGYIELTYALQNKIDFGSVQNRAGQFVKADLASVKAAAASVSLPSAGIISITNASGSQSYPISTYTYVIVYQDQKYGNRTPQDAAALKKLLMWVVTKGQAYNTALNYVALPSSAQTRALVLISGMTYGGQPIAK; from the coding sequence ATGACCAAACATGTTGCCCTGATCGCCCTGACGCTGAGCACCGGAGCCAGCGCCCTCACGGTGACCGGCGCTGGCAGTTCTTTCGTCTACCCGCTGTTCAGCAAGATGTTCGACCAGTACCACTCGGAAACGGGCGACACCGTGAACTACCAGAGCGTGGGCAGCGGCGCCGGTCAGAAGCAACTGCACGACCGGACGATCGACTTCGCCGCCAGTGACGTCGCCGTCCCCGCCACGGACGTCGCCGGGTATCCTGGGAAGATCATCACGTTCCCGGACGCGATCGGGGCCGTCGTCCCCAGCTACAACCTCCCGGGCGTGACGGCCTCCCTGAAGTTCACGGGCCCGGTACTGGCCGATATCTACCTCGGCAAGATCAAGGTCTGGAATGATCCCCAGATCGCGAAGCTCAATCCTGGCGTCACGCTGCCACCCCTGCCGGTGACCGTGGCCCGCCGCAGTGACGGCAGCGGCACCACAGGCGTCTTTACGGATTACCTGAGCAAAGTCAGCCCCGAGTGGAAGTCGAAGGTCGGCAGCGCCACGTCAGTAGAGTGGCCGGTCGGGGTGGGGGGCAAAGGCAATGACGGGGTCTCCGGCATCGTCAAGTCCACGCCCGGCGCCATCGGGTACATCGAACTGACCTACGCGCTGCAGAATAAGATTGATTTTGGCAGCGTGCAGAACAGGGCCGGTCAGTTTGTCAAGGCCGACCTCGCCAGTGTCAAGGCGGCAGCGGCCAGTGTCTCTCTGCCGTCCGCTGGCATCATCAGCATCACGAACGCCTCCGGCAGCCAGAGCTACCCGATCAGCACCTACACCTATGTGATCGTGTACCAGGATCAGAAGTACGGGAACCGCACCCCGCAGGACGCCGCTGCACTCAAGAAGCTGCTGATGTGGGTCGTGACCAAAGGCCAGGCGTACAACACGGCGCTGAACTATGTAGCGTTGCCGTCCAGCGCCCAAACCCGCGCGCTGGTGCTCATCAGTGGCATGACCTACGGTGGCCAGCCGATCGCCAAATAA